The region TAGCTGGTACATGTTCAATATATACAGGCAGGAATTGGCTACACTAAAAATGCAAGATTATAGTATCAAAGTGCGTTGTTGTTACCCTAATTGACTTACCATATCTAATAGTTGGTAATATCTATGTACATgtcagtatgtacatgtatgatattaaTAAGATACACCTGTTTCATGTATCACCTGTCTGACACAGTGCCATCAGTGGAATTTGATCTCTGATCCACAATCCCAATTTAGTGGAAAAGCTATTTATGTTTCCCAATGTTTTTCCTTATGACAGTGCTAACAAAATTAACAACCAACTTTGAATAActtctattacatgtatcaatttttaCCTGTCTGTTTTTGTACCGTAtttacctctctctctctctcatctctttctcatatctctctctctctctgattttttACCGTTACTCTCTCTTCACAttttatactgtaaattcctaattaaacacgagGAATAAATATCAGCATAAAATCCCGAGATGCCCCTCTctcgaattttaaaatctcgcttttaaatttcggacatatgtaaactacataaaactatgataaaatatcGACATTTTCGATTTTATGTTCTCACGATTTGAGGGAAAACCGTTGAAttgtggaattaagtactcgcataatataaggaatctacagtatttctttttcaaattactACAACAGCCATAAGCCTAACAGGAATTATTGAAAAcggcaaacaatttttttacctAAGATTTATATGTGGAAATCCACCTGGGTCCTAGGAATGAGGGTTGAACTGTCAAAATGGGTATCTGAgcgggaagggggggggggggtgttgaatCTAGGATGTCAGGTATTTGGAGAAGTAGCTACCCCAGTCTTCAGGTAAAGGTAGTTTAGTTTGTGGGGGTGGGGGATGGCAATGAGGTCACAAACTCAGAGGAGCTGATTATTGGTCTTGTGGTCTCACTTTTCAACTTTATAATAGGTAGGAATTAGGTCAAATCTGTAAGCATCATACCCAGTATTTATGATACCAGTAAACATTTCAGATTGACATTTTCATCAGTTCCGCAGCTGAGCTAAATTCTTTCTAATTTAGGAGAAAGTTTACATTGAAAATAGAGTGTCTTACATGTGTCATATTTACTGACCAAACCCTTGAAAAAACAACAATACTTGAGAAAATATGTAACAGGAAACCGTGAGTGGTGTAAAAATACAGGGAAGTCAGCGCTGCCTTGGAAAAGTTTTAAGGAAATTTCTGACATTACgtttaatatttaatacaagGACATAGTATCCCCTAGTATTTCCTTCTACATAAAGGATGTTCACTGAGAATTTTTCTCGTAAAAGTGAAACTTATGCCTTAAAGATTTAGATACACAGATACCTTCAGTCATTAAGATATTGCAAACTTGCTACTGTACCATTACGATGTCAAGATCAATGTTCAAGCGTGCCAGTAATTTTTCTTTGACTTCTGAAATTCTTTAAGCAAAAGACCTTTTGCATGCTAAGATATGTATTATCTTTTGAGaaaagtataaaaatgtatttgctAGATCTTTTGTACTACTAAGtaattttaaagagaaattACAATTAAATAAAACCTGAAGTTATCCAAAGCTAAATCATTCATTCTACTGTATATGAGCTATTTTCTGTGTGTATCAAATTTCTGCTTTGTTCACAAATATAAATTCCAAATTGCATAAATTAAGTAAAAGCAATTTTATTACAAAGAGTCATCTCTCTTTGATTGTAAAGTTGTGAACACAGTGAATTATTTGGTAAGCTGAGCATATAAAGCACAGTCCATTGTCGTAAAATGATATCTTAAAGATGTCCATTCTAAAAATACAGTCATGTTGTCATGGTAAGTCTTGTTTAATAACAGGTCTTGGGGTGGATGGAAACCTCCGTGTTGTTCCTACCCAGGAGACAACTGCGCCTGGGGTGTGTGTGACCTTGCTACAACTCACCATTGCCGACAATGGAGGGATGGTCCTCGCACCGATCAACCTTGACCTCATGTGTACAATTAATGGGGAGGACCTTGCAGGGGAAATTAACCTAATAAGTGGTAAGTCAAAACCTGATCAATGGTAAGTCAACAGTAATCAAATGATCATTCCATTAGTAATGAATTAACCTGAAAAGAAATGTGTCAAAACCTGATAAGTGGTAAGTCAAAACCTGATCAGTTGTAAGTCAAAACCTGATCAGTTGAAAGTCAAAACCTAAAAAGTAATGTGTCAAAACCTGATCATTGTATGTCAAAACCCGATAAGTGGTAAGTCTAAACCTGATAAGTGGTATTTCTAAACATGATAAGTGGTAAGTCAAAACCTGAAAAGTCAAAACCTGATCAGTGGTAAGTTAAATTCTGATCAATAGTAAATCAAAACTTGATCCATGGTAAGTGAAAACCTGATCAGTGGAAAATTAAATTCTGATCAGTGGTAAGTGAAAACCTGATCAGTGGAAAATTAAATTCTGATCAGTGATAAGTCAAAACCTAATTTGTGGTAAGTCAAAACCTGAACAGTGGTAAATTATATTCTGATCAGTGGTAAGTCAAAACCTGATCAGTTGTTAGTCAAACCTGATCTATTGTTAGTTTAAACCTGATCAGTGGTAAATTAAATTCTGATCGGTGGTAAGTCAAAACCTGATCAGTGGTTAGTCTAAACTGAGATATAGTAAGTATAAAACCTGATCAGTGACTAGTCAAAAGTGATGAGGAAAGCATCCCACTAGTGTTGAATTTTCTTGATCAGTGACTAGTCAACAGTGATGAAGAAATCCCACCATTAGCTATGAAATAAACACTGCTGCTGGTAAGTTAATAACCTGATCAGTGATGAAGACATGAAAACTCTCAATGAATTATTATCGGCAGTGGTATGTTAAAAAAAAGCCTCATATGTGATTAAGATGTCACCTCATTAATAGAGTTAAATACCTGGCCCTTCTAGTGATGACACACTGTTATCTTTTACTTTCAGTGGTAATTGTTTAATAACCTCATCAGAGGGGAGTCATCACTTAGTGGTAATAAATACGTCATCATCATTATTGATCAGgatattattttagtttgtaatgaaataaaattacctCATTATTCCACTTAGGTTTATTTACAGGACTTgctgtatttttataattttcacacTGCTGACAAAGGTTTCAAGAGGAAGTACTGATTGTGTGATTGTATTATTCCCATTCATTAAGCAATTTCTGGTTTATTTCAATAGTTAACTTTAGGAATACTTAGTTTCcttgtatttcaaaatttttgaatttgatcgGTGGATATTTCTTTGTTGTCAACATGATTCATTCTGCTGTGAGATTATTACATGGGACTTAGGTTCATCAGATCATGATGGGGTCTAAGCCATCTTATTTAAACACAGGGGTTCCTATAGAAGTGGCTGACCGGACGCTGAGGATTTACCAGGGTGGCGTCCCTGGTCGTAAGCTTCCCCTCACCCCGGGGCTGGCAGTGAAGGCCTCACCCCCACCCAAACCCGGGCGAGACCAGGAACCATCAACCAAGGTAGGTACCATCCCAGTTTATCTAGAACTCAGAGCTCTAAAGAAACCAGAGAGTAAAGACGATTCAGTGGTTGGGGACTAATTGTTAAAACCCAAGCACATTGCTGTTATTATCAATTCTGATAATTCCTTAATAAAGGGGCTGAAAAAATGTCTGACTATAGTTCTGATAATGATAATTCAAACAACCCCAGCAAGCATGTTGCCATGAAACAGTTTTTTACGGCCTCAATTTTCACAAGATTTAACAAAATTCAGCAATTGTTGgaataaatttacaataaaggTATTAAGCCTGATTTAAtagcaatttgttttatttatgaattgttTCATCCTTGAGAACAGATAAGACTTAGTGTTTTTATGTCATTAAGGAGACCCCTCCTCACGGAGAAAGGAGCCACCTCCCCCCTATAGACCCAGAACTCCTCACCGACATCAAGTCAACAGACAAGGTGAAAACTCTACctgaatgtaaacaaatattgacATAAACAATGCGCTATGTATacattaattatacatgtataattgtaaGTTTTTCAACAAACATAGTTATTGTTTTAGCTGGCAAATCTAGCAGGAAGTTTTTTGACCAAACAAATTAACCAGTACACTGACACCAAGCTATCGGCAGCCATTACTGATCAGATTTTCACCTTTCTTCAGGTAAATTACCTGGTATGACTAATTAACATCAACAGGAAATGGTGGTTCTTTAGTTCAGAACAAGAAAACAGTAATCTTAAATGTAGTCCTTTCTGTTCCTTTTCTCTCCTTCCAGCAGGTTATAATTACTTGAAgaacatgtataacaaaaaaaaaatagttaccATGACAACATGTAAACAAGTAAGAAAGTGTTGGGTTACTAAGTTTgatttgttatatatgattcAGCCAATGAAATTTCAGTCTGCGTATACATATTCTATTAGATATGTGGATTGTCTGTAAGGTTCACTTTCTAGCCTGTCCTTagaaagttggttttttttaatcatttataataatatatatatatatatttatatgtagatATTGTATTGCAAAGTTctatttaaacaaatcaaatattttagatataagTGAAGTTCCATCACtcaaaattaatgtttgctGTCTCTGCACTTTGCCTTGGGATACACAGGTTTCTGTGggattttgaattatttgatttttatctatGTTTATTGGGGGGCGTTGGAGGAGGCTTAAATTATATTAGTTTTGTATCAGGCTGCTCAATGAGCTGCAATGCCATTTAACATTGTGTTTTATCATGTATGAATGTGTTAAGGCATTGAAGTGAAGTGTGGACACGGGTGTATGTTTGTAATGGTTATGCTCTAACAAGGATCAAATTTTAGTTTGACCACCTGAGGTTTAATTAGTTCTGTAatatatgaaaaacattttcttatgtGATAGCACCTTGCTAAAAAAAACTACTTAACTTTCTGTAATATgtgtaaaacattttcttatatgATAGTACCGTGCTAAAAAACTGTTTTCttaacttttattttgttaacaGGAGGTAGCCGGATACCAGCGAGCCATTATTGTGGCATACATTCTCGAGATATCTCAGAGCCTGGAAGAGATGCCTGAGTCAGAACGAGATCGTCCCCTACACAAGCCTTCCGTCAGACTGCTGGTCGAGCTTCTCAGGCAGATCATGGTCAGAACAAAGCTTGaaaattcttttgttttattcaagatgcactgaatgtaaatttttacaatcaAGAGATCTTTGAATGCTGCAGGCACCAATCATGATCCACCCGAATCGTCTATATGGCTTTATATAAACTCTATCAGCAAGAGTCTGGTTTCGACCATGGAAAATCTTTAACAAGAAAGGGGTGCTGGTTATTGCATTGAATCAGTCCCTCATATTATGTAGCAACCAGTCATTCACATTGTGCCAGTTTAAAACACAATAACAATTTAATGATTAGAATCTTATTTTAACCAATCAGCACATCACCCAATTTGGGGGTGGGCCTCGGTTTGGACAATGACATTTTGACTGGTTGAGACCAGACTTAGCCGAGGCTTGGTGATTGTGAAGTGACTTGGAAGAATCAATGTTGTTCAgttttacatgtagtattatcatactttcatgttaaattgtgaaatctgattggtttgtACACAGTTGATAATCAGTTCTATTActctcagcgttagcaacacacttggcaattgGTAACACAAAGAATTGTTACATTTGCGTAATTTATGCGCATATGGTTCGCAGTAGAATTCactcatttctatataaaagcagtaataatttctttaaaattaagacattcagtataataaaataaatagtgcctgtttgggagggtaacagttgaaattgacacccctcgaaaaccattgtcaacctccggttcgcgtcggttgacaacagttttctcggggtgtcaatttcaactgttactctcccaaacaggcactatttatataatgtcagTGAGATACTATATTTAAAAATCCAGGTcataatttaatgttaataatgcATTGTGGGAGAATTAATCTTTGTCATTTCTTGTGATGATGATGGTTATGATGatgttaataaatttttttcagagagATATTATTTCTAGACATCTTTTCTCTGCAGGACCCACTGTCTCATGTTGTGCTATGTCTGCAGCTGTTGCGGACTTTCAGCCATTTTCCTGATAACCTGGTCGTCATGGTGAACTGTCAGGCCACGCCCGCTATACTGGGGTGTATGGCCGTGTACCCAGAGGTCACCGAGATACAGCAGTACGGGCTGGACATCCTGGCCAAGATAGCCACCTACCGACCAAAGCCCGGGGAGAAGGTGAGTGATATAGCCACCCACCGACCGAAGCCCAGGGAGAAGGTGAGTCATATAGCCACCTACCGACCGAAGCCTTGGGAGAAGGTGAGTGATATAGCCACCCACCGACCGAAGCCCAGGGAGAAGGTGAGTCATATAGCCACCTACCGACCGAAGCCCGGGGAGAAGGTGAGTGATATAGCCACCCACCGACCGAGTCCGGGAAGAAGGTGAGTGATATAGCCACCCACCGACCGAGTCTGGGAAGAAGGTGAGTGATATAGCCACCCACCGACCGAAGCCGGGGGAGAAGGTGAGTTATATAGCCACCTACCGACCGAAGCCCTGGGAGAAGGTGAGTGATATAGCCACCTACCGACCGAAGCCCGGGGAGAAGGTAAGTGATATAGCCACCTACCGACCGAAGCCGGGGGATAAGGTGAGTTATATAGCCACCTACCGACCGAAGCCCTGGGAGAAGGTGAGTGATATAGCCACCTACCGACCGAAGCCCGGGGAGAAGGTAAGTGATATAGCCACCTACCGACCGAAGCCTGGGGAGAAGGTGAGTGATATAGCCACCCACCGACCGAAGCCCGGGGAGAAGGTGAGTGATATAGCCACCTTCCGACCAAAGCCTGGGGAGAAAATCAGTGATATAAATATTGCCCCTTACTATCTCAACAGGCAGTAAGGAAAGAAATACTGCTTAGAACCTGATCAGATAATCAGAGAATTAATATAGCAACTCAATGGCCCCAAAAAACCTTTAAAAGGCAAGTAATGTATGTGTAGCTACCTACTGACCAAGACCCTGCAAAAAGGATAAGATATAGCCCCAAACTGCAAAAAAGgcaaagatatattttttgacTTGATATTCTGTCGGTcacttattttttcaaaatttgccATTTTATCCCAACCGCCAAAAAATGAATTGCAAGAAATGTTTCACTTTTTTTTGTGTAATggtcatcaaattttaaaatttgaattttaaaaatgatatcattttcaatgtttgcaCTGATTTTGAATTCCAAATGCAAAAATTTGCAACGGcagaaaaaagtttaatattagCCACCAACCACCTCAAACCCATTAAAAGGGCAAGAAGAAGCAGacaaatgcaattaaaaaactttttcatttaAGGTGATTTTCACAATTGATAACATTAAACATTTCTAGTTTATTTTTCTATGATGCAGAGTATGGAAACAGTCGGGTAGGAAATGTTTATTGTAGTGTTCCTAACAACATCAAGTTTGATGAGGGAACTAAGATCTAATCAGCAAATGTTTGGAGTGGGTTTGTGGATGTTTGAGGTTGAATAACACAcatggaaaaagtcactcaattAACAGGAacatttttgataatgaaagataaaatgataaataaactgtacaaatgtcaaataagtgAAAAACGTGCAGTTTGGggatgaaaaatgaatatctaaaataattattccagttAGTAACAACAAAAGGCCCTGCGGGATTCAAACttgggatgtacggatcacaagtccgacactttatccactcggctatggagtaagttgCATGTCTCAGTCCATAAAATCAtcttgataaaacaaaatgttgtttCGATCagtggtcagccattttgtgatgatgtgttattccaccttaatcaGCAAAATTTTGGAGTGGATTTGTTGATATGGGTTTATCATGTATgtattttgaagttttttaaatgatttttattaacaCCAAGCACCTTTAACAATGGATcctaatatttttatacaattatagtcttatttaagtttcaaaataatcaatttatcattgtttcaaaaatcaTAAATGTAAGAGTGAAACagctttgggggggggggggggtttctaTATGTTGATGTCAATAATGTCTGGACTAAATGAAGGGCAAAGAAATGAATTGATCAATTAAGAATAATGGATGAATATATGGATAGATGATGGATGGATGAATAAATATAGGGATAGATGAATAGATAGATTGAATGATAAATAGATGACATGGTTAGATAGAGAGATAGATTGACTGATGGACAGGTTCTGTGTTGGTAGATACCCCTGAGAGAGACGGCCCTGGAGATGATCCTTCGCTCCATACAGCACCACAAGAAGAGCGTCCTGATTGTCCCCCCGGGCTGCCGAACCCTGGTCAACCTCACCTCTAGTCTGCAGGAAAACCTGGACAACTTCCTGTCCACAGGTAAACTGTTTCCTGTCCACAGGTAAACAACCTTCTGTCCAAAGTAAAAAGCTTCCTGTCCACAGGTAAACAACTTCCTGTCCGCAGCAACATAAATTTCCCTGGGCTGTGTTGTCAATGATTGGACTTGTCTGAGTCCTAAAAATAATTCTCTCTTGTGGACCATATTTTTAAGAGATTACTGCAGGGTGGTGTACAAAAGGTTTACATAACACCCAAAACTTGATAAAAAACTTTGATTTCATGTTTCTTTTCATGTTTGTTAAACCACCTGTCATTTTGCAAAACAAGTCTGCAAGTGAAAATAGTGCccaactttgaaaaaattgatgacatttTGTGTTGATTTATAGACTTGGGTTCATTCCCAGAGGTGGAGGAGGCTATTGAGAAGTACGACAATCTGCTGCGCCACATCTTCCAGCACGCTATCCCTGTGGTACAGTCTGTTCTACAGGAATACCCCAGTAACCTCGACGTCAAAACAGAGGGGAGGCGATTCTTCTATAACTACTCCAGAATGACACAATTCACGTAAGACTTAACATGCAGATACCACTAAAttacacattttacataaataccACAAATGTGAAGTTTATGAAAGGCTCTACAAAATGAAGCAACATACAGATTATCTTTGTAGATGCCACAAAATAAGGATGTATATAGAACACACTTAACAAGTCttgtttgtttttaagaaataagaaaaagttGCGGGTCGACTTTGGCTCGGCCATCACCGAACCTGCCCACTCATTCACCGAGACATTGACCACGCCCACAATGTTTGTATCCAATCAGAACCAAGAAGAGGTCACCCAAGGAATTCTCAGGGATCCAAAGCAGAAGAAGTACACCGACATGCTGGACCGCAAGGTTCACTTCCCCGACGACGTGGGACCCCTGGACTCTCTGACCAGCTCAGAGGACGAGGACGACCCTGACCTTGTGACTCCGTTGGTAGAGCCCAAGTTGGTTGTCAAGGAAACAGTTGTGTTGAGTGAGGATGCGGCGGAGGCACTGAGGAGGGGGGTGGATGCGGAGGAGGAGAGGGACCCACAGTTCAGTGTGGGGGTACCACAAGATGAAATCGACCCTCCAGATCCACTCACTGACCGGGGGGCGGGGGACAGGTTTACCTCAGAAATGGTCATTAATCTGGGTCCACAAGGAGACATAGAAGATGTGACCGCCAAGTGTGGAGGGACAAGTATCACCATAGAAACCAACCCCTCCCCCACCAGCCCGGTGTCAATATTCTGTCCAACATTGAGCTGCAATGGTCACGTACGTAACTCTGACCCCATTTGTCAGGAGGAGGGACACAATACTCACATGGTAAGGCATAATCCCAGAGACATGCTGTATGAAGACTGTGACAGTgtgaaaaaagtgaaaaatgtCAACTCGAACCAAGAACCGGTTCAGTTGAACCATGGAAATGACAAGAATGAAGGTTGTGAAGACTGTGGGGGGTTGGGTCAGGGGTCAAAGGTAAAAGACACTCAGCCAAAAACATCGCCGCATTCAGCAAAACCACATGTATTATCTTCTTTATCAGAAGATGATGAAGAGGAGGAAGATTACATTCCAATGAACTTTCCTCAGATGGACCTCAAAGGCGGACCCTTGGGGGAGGAGGAGGTCCGCCTGAGGAAGGACCACCTGACCCCAGACACAGAGGAGCTGAGGTACTCAGTGTCCGATGTCTCCCTGTGTACCAAGGTCATCAGAGTACAGGTAAATGTCAAAGGTCATCAGATACAGTGACTGTTAATGTCAAAGGTCATCTGGTAAATGTCAAAGGTTATCATATACAGGGACTGTTAATGTCAAAGGTCATCTGGTAAATGTCAAAGGTCATCAGATACGGGGACTGTTAATGTCAAAGGTCATCGGGTAAATGTCAAAGGTCATCAGATACAGGGACTGTTAATGTCAAAGGTCATTGGGTAAATGTCAAAGGTCATCAGATACAGGGACTGTTAATGTCAAAGGTCATCGGGTAAATGTCAACGGTCATCAAATACAGGGACTGTAAAGTTAAAGGTCGTCAGACAAAAGTGAAAGGTCATCAAATACAGGTAAGTTTCATAGGACAAGTATCTATTAGGTAAATGTTAACAGCATACAGGCGAGTGTTAAGTTATCAATGTACAGGTGAATATTCAGTCAGGTGCTGTCTATCACAAATGGTTAACTGTGACAAaccattgaaaataatatttggaCTTGGAATGTGTGACACAGAATATCACTTCAAAAAtgtcttatttcaaataacgGTATGTTCCATACACGTATTTTAAGAACCTTTAGAGTTTGATCATATTGTTTGATTATTGAGTCATATATTGAATTCCAGTCCATTGAAAAGAGCAGTATGGCATaatgattttaagaaataaacttcAAGAACCATGCAATAATCTATGAAGGCTtttgatttgaataaaatgcAATTGCCTGCAAACTTTGTCCTCCAGAAAAGAAGAAATCATGTTTATATAGTTCTCTCTTTCTCCTTTTTGTAGGTCAGTCATTACATCAGCTCTCTTGTGTTTGGAGGTGAAGATGCTCAGGCCCTGTCTGTCATAGACAAGCCACTGTACACACTCCTTGCCACCTCAGAGGCTCCAAAGGGACTCCTGAACTATACCAAGTCACAGTTTGAAGACAGTAAAACTTTGATGGACATCGACACAGCGTTCCTGATCAGTGTGATTGATGCCATCAGATATAGGTCAGTGTCATAAAATGTAAGTCATTGTCATCAAATGTAGGTCAGTGTCATCAATTGTAGGTCAGATAGTAAATTAAGGTAAATGTAGGTCACTCATTAAAATGCTGTTAGTGCAAAGAAGTATCAGAGTAATAAATGTAGGGCAGTGTCATCAAATATGGGTCACTGTTATAAACGTGGATACTATTAGATACAGATCATTGTCTTGGATATTGTAATTTATACCTGTGCGCCAAATTTGAATGACATCACCTGATAAAAGTCAGTGTAATCAATGCATGGTCTCTAGACCTGCAGTCTCTGCAACATGGCACCTTCCCTATCTGGTCTTTAGGAGCAAAACGTCACCTTTAACCAGTGATACCTGTAGAGAGACAGCTGCTACCAGTGGTTAATTTCTAGTTGTTGACCTAGCTTTAACCAGGGCATACACATAATGGTAAGTGCATCATATAAAGTTGACCCCTGTTCGATGTTCTTGTAGGTCCCTGTTCCATGACCTTGTCCAAAAGAGTGTCACTGAGGTCATGAACTGTATGTTTGGCCGGTACAGCAGGGACGTACTCAGGTTCACTGTCATCTGTCTTATGTCGCTGTTTGAGAACGAGCGACTCCGCTCTCTCCTCGCCGGTAAGTCCAATTTTCAGGCGCTGTActatttgaataattaaaacatgtatacaacaaattttttaacttaatgAAATCAAAGGGCAATTGTACACCAGTAAATATATTGTGTCACAATTGAGCTATTAATATGTATATGGCATACAAGCTGGAGTAACATAGAAAATGTCGtttttagcttacctgagctagaagctcaagtgaactttttctgatcactttttgtctgtctgtccatctgtctgtaaactttttatattttcaacttcttttccagaaccactgggccaatttcaaccaaacttggcacataGCATTTTTAAGTAAAGGGGATTCAactttgttaaaatgaagggccaaGCCCTCTtctaaagggagataattaagaattaatacaaatttattggtatctttaaaaaatcttcttctcaaaaaccaattggccagaaagcTGAATCTtatgtagaagcatcctcaggtagtgtagattcaaatttcttcaaatcatgatccctggggataCATTGGGGCTACAATTGGATGGTcgaaaattttacataggaatatatagagaaaaatctttaaaaatcttctcataaattaattggccagaaaagctgtcacttgtgtggaagcatcctcaggtagtgtagattcaaatttcttcaaatcatgatccccgggggtacaTTGGGACCACAATGGGATGGTcgaaaattttacataggaatatatagagaaaaatcttctcaaaaaccaattggccagaaaagctgtaacttgtgtggaagcacccTCGGGTAGTGTCCATTCTAGTTTTATTCAAACCGTGATCCttaggggtagggtggggccaccatggggatttaatttttacataggaatgtaaaAAGAGTAATTTAATGATATAACATTTAAGCTAAtgcaggttatgtatttttttctgcaatgtcgccaccttcatattccgcatgaatcaccaaagaaagcattttattgttcaaatgcttttttttttttgagaatgGCAATGCTCAAAATGTGATATAAGTATGAAATCATCTAGTTACAAAAGGGGCTCAACAGAAGAACATCTgtagaaatttgaaaatatttttatacaggatctatttTACTCATTCATTGTCCTAATAATT is a window of Crassostrea angulata isolate pt1a10 unplaced genomic scaffold, ASM2561291v2 HiC_scaffold_102, whole genome shotgun sequence DNA encoding:
- the LOC128169156 gene encoding uncharacterized protein LOC128169156: MTESKKSKDVYTIRDVTHDSIVTVHGRGQTYLIGLGVDGNLRVVPTQETTAPGVCVTLLQLTIADNGGMVLAPINLDLMCTINGEDLAGEINLISGVPIEVADRTLRIYQGGVPGRKLPLTPGLAVKASPPPKPGRDQEPSTKETPPHGERSHLPPIDPELLTDIKSTDKLANLAGSFLTKQINQYTDTKLSAAITDQIFTFLQEVAGYQRAIIVAYILEISQSLEEMPESERDRPLHKPSVRLLVELLRQIMDPLSHVVLCLQLLRTFSHFPDNLVVMVNCQATPAILGCMAVYPEVTEIQQYGLDILAKIATYRPKPGEKIPLRETALEMILRSIQHHKKSVLIVPPGCRTLVNLTSSLQENLDNFLSTDLGSFPEVEEAIEKYDNLLRHIFQHAIPVVQSVLQEYPSNLDVKTEGRRFFYNYSRMTQFTNKKKLRVDFGSAITEPAHSFTETLTTPTMFVSNQNQEEVTQGILRDPKQKKYTDMLDRKVHFPDDVGPLDSLTSSEDEDDPDLVTPLVEPKLVVKETVVLSEDAAEALRRGVDAEEERDPQFSVGVPQDEIDPPDPLTDRGAGDRFTSEMVINLGPQGDIEDVTAKCGGTSITIETNPSPTSPVSIFCPTLSCNGHVRNSDPICQEEGHNTHMVRHNPRDMLYEDCDSVKKVKNVNSNQEPVQLNHGNDKNEGCEDCGGLGQGSKVKDTQPKTSPHSAKPHVLSSLSEDDEEEEDYIPMNFPQMDLKGGPLGEEEVRLRKDHLTPDTEELRYSVSDVSLCTKVIRVQVSHYISSLVFGGEDAQALSVIDKPLYTLLATSEAPKGLLNYTKSQFEDSKTLMDIDTAFLISVIDAIRYRSLFHDLVQKSVTEVMNCMFGRYSRDVLRFTVICLMSLFENERLRSLLAERTFLTEVMEIMTKLCSALQKDIPTIQELQRLMSNITPIE